The following coding sequences are from one Triticum dicoccoides isolate Atlit2015 ecotype Zavitan chromosome 4A, WEW_v2.0, whole genome shotgun sequence window:
- the LOC119287684 gene encoding uncharacterized protein LOC119287684 isoform X1 — protein MAPAAPEELHCAPAPDKPPPLAPQGELRWLRRCAGQGDDLRWLRRCVGAATKGFAIGAGLKGGLALFSVLVRLRSRRSPRSRKAGAMTNDEAALLALKETVRYGMFLGTFAGAFVSVDECIAALWGRKRTARWRSLLSGLIAGPSMLLTGPGTQHTSLAIYILMRAAVLASRCGIKSRRFGKICKPLTWSHGDIFLMCLSSAQIFVWSYLGPMVLLHYTQCSELASISNLCRSAYILQQDSLPSSYKSFLKTHGGKDQSILQGLKEVVNHTAFSNLEAIEKYYKSVGVDIKLDPDMKVPCSIVHGNQSCAGHFISFLLQAYGRAVPVYIPVYLVPALVVHRQDLMKRPYTIMGKSLLGTARSSLFLSMYCASAWAWTCFLYRTFEKCSTPLVVLGTFPAGLALFIEKKSRRIEISLYCLARAIESFFTCMTDAGLCPPILQIKRADVVVFSMATSIIMHCYAQEREVFRSKYLNVLDWVFGVPLPSEDNDSKCHSTSSDGIKKGIFSIG, from the exons ATGGCCCCCGCCGCGCCGGAGGAGCTCCATTGCGCGCCCGCGCCGGACAAGCCCCCGCCTTTGGCCCCGCAGGGCGAGCTCCGGTGGCTCCGCCGGTGCGCGGGGCAGGGCGACGACCTCCGGTGGCTCCGGCGCTGCGTGGGGGCCGCCACCAAGGGCTTCGCCATCGGCGCGGGGCTCAAGGGCGGCCTCGCGCTCTTCTCCGTCCTCGTCCGCCTCCGCAGCCGCCGCTCCCCCAGATCGAG GAAGGCGGGCGCGATGACCAACGACGAGGCGGCGCTGCTGGCGCTCAAGGAGACGGTCAGGTACGGCATGTTCCTGGGGACCTTCGCCGGCGCCTTCGTCTCCGTCGACGAGTGCATCGCCGCCCTTTGGGGCCGCAAAAG AACAGCAAGGTGGAGGTCATTATTATCCGGGTTAATTGCTGGTCCTTCTATGCTCTTGACGGGGCCAGGCACGCAGCATACCAGTTTGGCAATATACATTCTCATGCGTGCTGCGGTGCTTGCATCCCGTTGTGGAATAAAGAGCAGAAGATTTGGAAAGATTTGCAAACCTTTGACCTGGTCACATGGTGATATCTTCCTTATGTGCCTTTCATCTGCACAAATTTT TGTATGGAGTTATTTGGGCCCGATGGTCCTATTGCACTACACCCAATGCTCGGAGCTAGCTAGCATTTCAAATTTATGCAG ATCTGCATACATTCTACAGCAGGACAGTTTGCCGTCATCATATAAATCATTTCTGAAGACGCATGGTGGAAAGGACCAGTCTATTCTGCAAGGCTTGAAGGAAGTAGTTAACCACACTGCTTTCTCTAACCTAGAGGCTATTGAGAAGTATTACAAATCTGTTGGTGTTGACATAAAGTTGGATCCAGACATGAAAGTGCCCTGCTCA ATTGTGCATGGTAATCAATCATGTGCAGGACATTTTATTTCATTCTTGTTACAAGCATATGGAAGAGCAGTTCCTGTCTATATTCCAGTCTACCTAGTTCCTGCACTTGTAGTTCATCGGCAGGATCTGATGAAAAG GCCTTACACAATAATGGGGAAGAGTCTTCTAGGAACAGCAAGATCTAGCCTGTTCCTCTCAATGTATTGTGCATCTGCATG GGCTTGGACATGCTTCCTTTATAGAACCTTCGAGAAGTGCAGTACTCCACTCGTTGTACTTGGCACG TTCCCGGCGGGTCTGGCACTGTTTATCGAGAAGAAAAGCAGGAGAATCGAGATATCTCTGTACTGCCTTGCCAGAGCCATCGAGAGTTTCTTCACATGCATGACCGACGCCGGGCTCTGCCCTCCAATATTGCAGATCAAGCGAGCTGATGTAGTGGTTTTCAGCATGGCCACCTCGATCATTATGCACTGCTATGcccaggaaagagaggttttccggTCCAAGTACCTGAATGTCCTTGACTGGGTATTCGGTGTGCCGCTTCCGTCGGAAGACAATGATAGTAAATGCCATTCCACATCCAGTGATGGAATCAAGAAAGGAATATTCTCCATTGGATGA
- the LOC119287684 gene encoding uncharacterized protein LOC119287684 isoform X2 translates to MAPAAPEELHCAPAPDKPPPLAPQGELRWLRRCAGQGDDLRWLRRCVGAATKGFAIGAGLKGGLALFSVLVRLRSRRSPRSRKAGAMTNDEAALLALKETVRYGMFLGTFAGAFVSVDECIAALWGRKRTARWRSLLSGLIAGPSMLLTGPGTQHTSLAIYILMRAAVLASRCGIKSRRFGKICKPLTWSHGDIFLMCLSSAQILSAYILQQDSLPSSYKSFLKTHGGKDQSILQGLKEVVNHTAFSNLEAIEKYYKSVGVDIKLDPDMKVPCSIVHGNQSCAGHFISFLLQAYGRAVPVYIPVYLVPALVVHRQDLMKRPYTIMGKSLLGTARSSLFLSMYCASAWAWTCFLYRTFEKCSTPLVVLGTFPAGLALFIEKKSRRIEISLYCLARAIESFFTCMTDAGLCPPILQIKRADVVVFSMATSIIMHCYAQEREVFRSKYLNVLDWVFGVPLPSEDNDSKCHSTSSDGIKKGIFSIG, encoded by the exons ATGGCCCCCGCCGCGCCGGAGGAGCTCCATTGCGCGCCCGCGCCGGACAAGCCCCCGCCTTTGGCCCCGCAGGGCGAGCTCCGGTGGCTCCGCCGGTGCGCGGGGCAGGGCGACGACCTCCGGTGGCTCCGGCGCTGCGTGGGGGCCGCCACCAAGGGCTTCGCCATCGGCGCGGGGCTCAAGGGCGGCCTCGCGCTCTTCTCCGTCCTCGTCCGCCTCCGCAGCCGCCGCTCCCCCAGATCGAG GAAGGCGGGCGCGATGACCAACGACGAGGCGGCGCTGCTGGCGCTCAAGGAGACGGTCAGGTACGGCATGTTCCTGGGGACCTTCGCCGGCGCCTTCGTCTCCGTCGACGAGTGCATCGCCGCCCTTTGGGGCCGCAAAAG AACAGCAAGGTGGAGGTCATTATTATCCGGGTTAATTGCTGGTCCTTCTATGCTCTTGACGGGGCCAGGCACGCAGCATACCAGTTTGGCAATATACATTCTCATGCGTGCTGCGGTGCTTGCATCCCGTTGTGGAATAAAGAGCAGAAGATTTGGAAAGATTTGCAAACCTTTGACCTGGTCACATGGTGATATCTTCCTTATGTGCCTTTCATCTGCACAAATTTT ATCTGCATACATTCTACAGCAGGACAGTTTGCCGTCATCATATAAATCATTTCTGAAGACGCATGGTGGAAAGGACCAGTCTATTCTGCAAGGCTTGAAGGAAGTAGTTAACCACACTGCTTTCTCTAACCTAGAGGCTATTGAGAAGTATTACAAATCTGTTGGTGTTGACATAAAGTTGGATCCAGACATGAAAGTGCCCTGCTCA ATTGTGCATGGTAATCAATCATGTGCAGGACATTTTATTTCATTCTTGTTACAAGCATATGGAAGAGCAGTTCCTGTCTATATTCCAGTCTACCTAGTTCCTGCACTTGTAGTTCATCGGCAGGATCTGATGAAAAG GCCTTACACAATAATGGGGAAGAGTCTTCTAGGAACAGCAAGATCTAGCCTGTTCCTCTCAATGTATTGTGCATCTGCATG GGCTTGGACATGCTTCCTTTATAGAACCTTCGAGAAGTGCAGTACTCCACTCGTTGTACTTGGCACG TTCCCGGCGGGTCTGGCACTGTTTATCGAGAAGAAAAGCAGGAGAATCGAGATATCTCTGTACTGCCTTGCCAGAGCCATCGAGAGTTTCTTCACATGCATGACCGACGCCGGGCTCTGCCCTCCAATATTGCAGATCAAGCGAGCTGATGTAGTGGTTTTCAGCATGGCCACCTCGATCATTATGCACTGCTATGcccaggaaagagaggttttccggTCCAAGTACCTGAATGTCCTTGACTGGGTATTCGGTGTGCCGCTTCCGTCGGAAGACAATGATAGTAAATGCCATTCCACATCCAGTGATGGAATCAAGAAAGGAATATTCTCCATTGGATGA